A single Planctomycetota bacterium DNA region contains:
- a CDS encoding glycerol kinase: protein MADLCVVVRCGQSVSKAGHTFCYKHWKAERDGGVMQCPKCRGWYESFDGDSACPTCDASSGKPAAAGTSRDMLSSTKLGERVGLSAARMNLILAELGWLEKYVKGWTPTEQGTRMGAEVREARQTGIPYTVWPASILDKQAMKRSVAEALGHDAPSEAARPEAAPVTTAPAATPSETAGASQDFRTKFPATFRTSDGHMVRSRAEVMIDNWLYAQGIVHAYERRLPIEEDVYCDFYLPNKHVYIEYWGMEKDPRYAERMAAKKQIYAKHSMSLIELGDQDITQLDDCLPRLLLKFGIDCV from the coding sequence ATGGCTGATCTGTGCGTTGTTGTCCGATGCGGGCAGTCCGTGTCCAAGGCGGGTCACACATTCTGCTACAAGCATTGGAAGGCCGAGCGCGACGGCGGCGTCATGCAATGCCCCAAGTGTCGCGGCTGGTACGAATCATTCGATGGCGACTCGGCATGTCCGACCTGCGATGCGTCCTCCGGCAAGCCGGCCGCAGCAGGCACGTCGCGCGACATGCTTTCGTCCACCAAGCTGGGCGAGCGCGTCGGGCTCAGCGCGGCGCGGATGAATCTGATTCTGGCGGAATTGGGCTGGCTCGAAAAATACGTCAAGGGCTGGACGCCGACGGAGCAGGGCACGCGCATGGGCGCCGAGGTGCGCGAAGCGCGACAGACGGGGATTCCGTACACGGTCTGGCCCGCGTCGATACTCGACAAACAAGCGATGAAGCGGTCGGTTGCGGAGGCGCTGGGTCACGACGCGCCGAGCGAGGCGGCCCGACCCGAGGCGGCGCCCGTGACGACCGCGCCCGCCGCGACGCCGAGCGAAACCGCCGGCGCATCGCAGGACTTCCGCACCAAGTTCCCCGCCACGTTCCGCACCAGCGACGGTCACATGGTGCGGAGCCGGGCCGAGGTGATGATCGACAACTGGCTCTACGCGCAGGGCATCGTGCATGCGTACGAGCGCCGCCTGCCGATCGAAGAAGACGTCTACTGCGATTTTTATCTGCCGAACAAGCATGTGTACATCGAATATTGGGGGATGGAAAAAGACCCGCGCTATGCGGAGCGCATGGCGGCGAAGAAGCAGATTTACGCCAAACACAGCATGAGTCTCATTGAACTGGGCGATCAGGACATCACGCAGCTTGACGACTGTCTGCCGCGTCTGCTGCTTAAATTCGGGATCGATTGCGTTTGA